The Polymorphobacter megasporae genome window below encodes:
- a CDS encoding AsmA family protein, producing MAAAAVATVVFIPVVVVAVLPLNWVRSPVERAASNAFGRRVSIAGMARLNTFSLSPIVRLEGIRIAQPTWAGPGDMATIADARISFAVADLFRGHLVPLSLDIDGAQVALVRDASGRSNWAGEPSRAVGGEPRPATPPRLRHLGIANTMVRLHDLKRHVDITATIASDSHGLAIIGAGTQRGQPLRVTAHGGALERIDPMTRYPFAVEIASPLVNIVGRGTMDHALDAGHFTVRLATRGHDLINLDDIIEAGVPATQAFALTATVRHNDYDWLITDLAGTIGRSDLAGRLSVKRRQSRSLLDGAVTANAFDFDDLASDEQLARGKAEEARIGKRIVPATAIHFEKLGQTDGVIRFHAGKLLSKSPSPFVALDATLVMDHRRLVVKPLTARLTHGMLTGDIVVDHRGGSPKLTATLDLVGARIEDLFNISPQRATVPVDGRIRLHGSGDTVRAALGRGSGTLDLSGRGGGIDYKVATLAAGDVVRGLGLAISGDSDRLTPIRCIDARFVARDGVFTARDLILDTMVMRADGEGTLRLPDETLALTLRGRSKHPDVIQSTVPIHIGGTLARATFDVVPVDRSAPKRSLLGRVGDVLKSLKVHSDADRGNVAPDAPCNKLRVAALGQDWAHRHPN from the coding sequence TTGGCCGCCGCCGCGGTCGCTACTGTCGTTTTCATTCCAGTTGTCGTCGTCGCCGTACTGCCGTTGAACTGGGTCCGCAGTCCGGTCGAACGGGCGGCATCGAATGCATTTGGCCGGCGGGTGTCGATCGCCGGCATGGCCCGGCTCAACACTTTCTCGCTCTCGCCCATCGTCCGCCTCGAAGGCATCCGGATTGCGCAGCCAACGTGGGCGGGTCCAGGCGATATGGCGACAATCGCCGACGCCCGTATCAGCTTCGCCGTCGCCGACCTTTTCCGCGGCCATCTCGTTCCACTGTCGCTCGATATCGACGGAGCGCAAGTGGCTCTGGTGCGCGATGCCTCCGGTCGATCGAATTGGGCCGGCGAGCCGAGCCGAGCCGTTGGCGGCGAGCCTCGCCCCGCGACGCCGCCGCGTCTGCGCCACCTTGGCATCGCTAACACTATGGTTCGGCTGCACGATCTCAAGCGTCACGTCGACATCACCGCGACCATCGCCTCCGATAGCCACGGCCTGGCCATCATCGGCGCTGGCACACAGCGCGGTCAGCCGCTGCGAGTGACCGCACACGGCGGCGCGCTCGAGCGGATCGATCCGATGACGCGCTATCCGTTTGCCGTCGAAATCGCGTCGCCACTCGTGAACATCGTCGGGCGCGGAACGATGGATCATGCGCTTGACGCAGGCCACTTCACGGTGCGGCTTGCGACACGCGGGCACGATCTTATCAATCTCGATGACATTATCGAGGCTGGCGTACCGGCGACCCAAGCGTTCGCCCTTACCGCTACTGTTCGTCACAACGATTACGACTGGTTGATCACCGATCTTGCCGGGACGATCGGGCGGTCCGACCTCGCCGGCCGATTGAGCGTCAAGCGGCGGCAGAGCCGGAGCCTGCTCGACGGCGCGGTGACGGCAAACGCATTTGACTTCGACGACCTCGCCTCCGACGAGCAGCTCGCTCGTGGCAAGGCCGAGGAGGCACGTATCGGCAAGCGGATCGTGCCGGCTACCGCAATCCACTTCGAGAAGCTTGGTCAGACCGACGGCGTTATTCGTTTCCATGCGGGAAAGTTGCTGAGCAAGAGCCCGAGCCCGTTTGTCGCCCTCGATGCGACGCTGGTGATGGACCACCGCCGGCTGGTGGTGAAGCCGCTGACGGCGCGCTTGACCCACGGCATGCTGACCGGCGACATTGTCGTCGATCACCGCGGCGGCAGTCCGAAGCTGACAGCGACCCTCGACCTGGTCGGCGCGCGGATCGAGGACTTGTTTAACATTTCTCCGCAACGCGCGACCGTGCCGGTCGATGGCCGCATCCGCCTGCACGGTAGCGGCGACACCGTGCGTGCCGCGCTTGGCCGGGGAAGCGGGACGCTCGACCTGTCGGGCCGTGGTGGCGGGATAGACTATAAGGTGGCGACCCTCGCCGCTGGCGACGTCGTTCGCGGGCTTGGCCTCGCTATCAGCGGTGACAGCGATCGCCTCACGCCGATCCGCTGTATCGACGCTCGCTTTGTCGCTCGCGATGGCGTGTTCACCGCGCGCGACTTAATTCTCGACACTATGGTCATGCGCGCCGACGGCGAAGGCACGCTGCGCCTACCCGACGAGACGCTGGCGCTGACGTTGCGGGGGCGATCGAAGCACCCGGACGTCATTCAATCGACGGTGCCGATTCATATCGGTGGCACGCTGGCGAGGGCGACTTTTGACGTCGTGCCGGTTGACCGCTCGGCGCCGAAGCGGAGTCTGCTCGGTCGCGTCGGCGACGTGCTGAAGAGCTTGAAGGTGCACAGCGACGCCGACCGCGGCAATGTTGCGCCCGATGCTCCGTGCAACAAGCTTCGCGTCGCCGCCCTCGGCCAGGACTGGGCGCACCGTCATCCCAATTGA
- a CDS encoding helix-turn-helix transcriptional regulator: MDFWGSGPKAREAGGYSFHLLNANAPEEEVRRHSHDEAHFVLVLAGGYMSSAVGAPLVSDTPVLIYNPPGTTHQDRFHGGRGRFLAISGGTGGDAAALCMREPYAYRLAHSIAQEIDLMTPFRLEARALQLRGFVSPLSSDEPRAAGRPPGWLNRAVEMIFTSDDPDLSVAAVASNAGVHPVHLARVFRRFLGCSPGDYLRGHRMERAAAMLGKGIASLAAVAQSTGYVDQAHLNRTFRSRLDTTPARWRKMRYVAPIQDAEGSTRQEPAASL; encoded by the coding sequence ATGGATTTCTGGGGGAGCGGCCCGAAGGCGCGTGAGGCGGGGGGGTACAGTTTCCATCTGCTGAACGCGAACGCTCCCGAAGAGGAGGTTAGACGGCATAGCCACGACGAGGCGCATTTCGTCCTTGTCCTCGCCGGCGGATACATGTCGTCGGCCGTTGGCGCCCCGCTGGTGTCCGATACGCCGGTGCTGATCTACAATCCGCCCGGCACGACGCATCAGGATCGGTTTCATGGCGGAAGAGGGCGATTTCTCGCCATATCCGGCGGGACAGGCGGCGACGCGGCGGCGCTTTGCATGCGCGAGCCCTATGCCTACCGACTTGCCCACAGCATTGCGCAAGAAATCGACTTAATGACGCCGTTCAGGCTGGAGGCGCGCGCCCTACAGCTTCGCGGTTTCGTCTCTCCGCTATCATCCGATGAGCCGCGCGCTGCCGGACGCCCGCCGGGCTGGCTTAATCGTGCCGTCGAGATGATCTTTACCAGCGACGATCCTGATCTTTCGGTCGCTGCGGTCGCATCCAACGCCGGCGTTCATCCGGTCCATCTCGCCCGCGTGTTCCGACGTTTTCTCGGCTGTTCACCCGGTGATTATCTGCGCGGCCACAGGATGGAACGTGCCGCAGCCATGCTTGGAAAGGGCATTGCCTCGCTTGCTGCAGTGGCGCAATCGACAGGCTATGTCGATCAGGCACATCTGAACCGGACATTTCGATCTCGTCTCGACACGACGCCAGCCCGGTGGCGAAAAATGCGGTATGTTGCGCCGATACAAGACGCGGAGGGTAGTACGCGTCAGGAACCCGCTGCTTCCCTTTAG
- a CDS encoding TOBE domain-containing protein yields the protein MKISARNQIKGRIVSVTPGAVNATVKIDIGGGNVVTSSITEEAVADLGLAEGDDVTVIVKASDVLIGK from the coding sequence ATGAAGATCAGTGCGCGCAATCAGATCAAGGGCAGGATCGTCTCGGTGACACCGGGCGCGGTCAATGCCACGGTCAAGATCGACATCGGCGGCGGCAACGTCGTCACCTCGAGCATCACCGAGGAAGCCGTCGCCGACCTCGGCCTCGCCGAAGGCGATGACGTCACCGTGATCGTCAAGGCCAGCGACGTCCTGATCGGCAAGTAA
- a CDS encoding homogentisate 1,2-dioxygenase — protein sequence MMKVLVFSVLASLAVPALAQGMPMVTPVCPRDAEPIPAGLAGWSNRTPMTAANDAASVGQANLVPGVAVDLALAGTPAVQYVVRPSHPGGSVSHGGMTGLVIATAGTYRVAIGSGAWVDLIKDKTSLESVGHGHGPNCSGIRKMVDFALQPGSYILQVAGNGEARIPVLVAKLP from the coding sequence ATGATGAAGGTGCTCGTATTTTCTGTGTTAGCCAGTCTCGCGGTGCCTGCCTTGGCGCAGGGAATGCCGATGGTGACGCCGGTCTGCCCGAGGGACGCCGAGCCGATCCCAGCGGGTCTCGCCGGCTGGAGCAACAGGACGCCGATGACTGCGGCAAACGATGCGGCATCGGTCGGGCAAGCCAATCTCGTGCCCGGCGTTGCCGTCGATCTCGCGCTCGCCGGCACACCGGCGGTGCAATACGTCGTCCGTCCGTCGCATCCCGGCGGATCGGTCAGTCATGGTGGCATGACAGGTCTCGTCATCGCCACCGCCGGCACCTACCGCGTCGCCATCGGGTCGGGCGCATGGGTCGATCTCATCAAGGACAAGACGTCGCTCGAGTCGGTCGGGCACGGCCATGGACCGAATTGCTCGGGCATCCGCAAGATGGTGGATTTCGCGCTGCAGCCGGGATCGTACATCCTGCAGGTCGCGGGTAACGGCGAGGCGCGCATCCCGGTGCTCGTCGCGAAGCTGCCCTGA
- a CDS encoding cytochrome-c peroxidase, translated as MARRLGLAIAALILMAAAPSWDWRSPAGLRPSRVPSGNPMSAAKVELGRRLFYDADLSVDGTMACATCHEQHRAFADGNAAHAGVHGDPGRRNVPGLANVAWLRPLTWGDPRIGSLEAQAAIPVTGTAPVEMGMAGQDAEIARRLSTDSCYPAMFAKAFPGDGTIDFEHVAKALAAFERTLVSFDTAYDANGRGGRTAMPSEAVAGSAVFDRHCRSCHSGPLLTDQKFHRIRSTPGPDAGLGEITRRTEDVGRFRTPSLRNVELTGPYFHDGSAKTIADAVRLHPRTSDLRDAQVMQIVAFLNSLTDRHFTMDARFSLPEFTCGK; from the coding sequence ATGGCGCGCCGGCTCGGACTGGCGATCGCCGCGCTGATCCTGATGGCCGCGGCGCCGTCGTGGGACTGGCGATCGCCAGCGGGGCTCCGGCCGTCGCGCGTGCCTTCGGGCAATCCGATGTCGGCAGCAAAGGTCGAGCTCGGCCGGCGGCTATTCTATGATGCCGACCTTTCGGTCGACGGCACCATGGCGTGCGCGACATGCCACGAACAGCATCGCGCGTTCGCCGACGGCAATGCGGCGCATGCGGGCGTCCATGGCGACCCCGGACGCCGCAACGTGCCGGGGCTCGCGAACGTCGCGTGGCTGCGGCCGCTGACGTGGGGTGATCCCCGGATCGGATCGCTCGAAGCGCAGGCCGCAATTCCTGTCACCGGGACGGCACCGGTCGAGATGGGCATGGCGGGCCAGGATGCCGAGATTGCCCGTCGATTGAGCACGGACAGTTGCTATCCAGCGATGTTCGCCAAGGCCTTTCCCGGCGATGGGACGATCGATTTCGAGCATGTCGCTAAAGCGCTGGCCGCGTTCGAGCGGACGCTGGTCTCCTTCGACACCGCTTATGATGCCAATGGTCGCGGCGGTCGGACGGCAATGCCGTCCGAGGCGGTTGCCGGCAGCGCTGTGTTCGATCGCCACTGCCGGTCATGCCATTCTGGGCCGCTGCTCACCGACCAGAAATTTCATCGGATACGATCGACGCCGGGGCCGGACGCGGGTCTCGGCGAAATCACGCGACGGACGGAAGACGTGGGGCGCTTCCGGACGCCCAGCTTACGCAACGTCGAACTGACAGGCCCCTATTTTCACGACGGCTCGGCGAAGACGATCGCCGATGCCGTTCGTCTGCATCCGCGGACGAGCGATCTACGCGACGCCCAGGTGATGCAGATCGTAGCATTCTTGAATTCGCTGACGGATCGACATTTTACGATGGACGCCCGCTTCTCCTTGCCGGAGTTCACTTGCGGCAAGTGA
- a CDS encoding mechanosensitive ion channel family protein, translating to MPLGLALAPAILLVATLICVIVVRTRSTAIKLGTEVVLLGLIGGLLLSRGLSPLPGNLALARNADAPLLRALAVVWWLVAARAIAILTTLGLGHDARSKHARLFSDLLAGAIYLTAILIILNSVLGLPIKGLLATSGVIAIVLGLALQNTLADVFSGVAVGLEQPFHVGDRITLADHSEGIVVEMNWRSIRIQTDGEDVAIIPNSIVARSQIINRSVPTARRAVSLDIPTLSQARSEHLIELVRQAIMLCPSLLETPTPSVFVKYIGTRTTMLGVNYFVASTSAMTLARSELLRQTRRLFRHAGIQDGARPTDKALLGSIELFESLDDVQLGVLAAGLHHHILEPGAVLFEQGGVGLSLFVVNSGIFEIASHTAAGPSHVYGKIGPGEYLGEISMMSGEPRPVGAKALTKASALELPKSVLEGLLRDNPELSAALERSVERGLALLDRDTAARTCEPLDVHGNLLSRIVTFLGISRGQPR from the coding sequence ATGCCGCTTGGGCTAGCGCTTGCACCAGCGATTTTGCTCGTAGCGACGCTCATTTGCGTCATCGTCGTGCGCACCCGCTCGACCGCCATAAAGCTCGGCACCGAAGTCGTGCTGCTGGGACTCATCGGCGGCCTGCTCCTCAGTCGCGGTCTGAGCCCTCTGCCGGGCAACCTCGCCTTGGCGCGAAACGCCGACGCTCCACTTCTGCGCGCACTCGCGGTCGTGTGGTGGCTCGTCGCGGCGCGTGCGATCGCGATACTAACGACGCTCGGTCTCGGTCATGACGCGCGATCGAAGCACGCTCGGCTGTTTTCAGATCTTTTGGCCGGCGCGATCTATCTGACTGCAATCTTGATAATTCTGAATTCCGTTCTGGGCCTACCGATCAAAGGACTACTGGCAACGTCGGGCGTCATCGCGATCGTATTGGGACTGGCTTTGCAGAATACGTTGGCCGACGTGTTCTCGGGCGTGGCGGTCGGACTGGAGCAGCCGTTCCACGTCGGCGACCGGATCACGCTGGCCGATCACTCCGAGGGCATCGTCGTCGAGATGAATTGGCGATCGATCCGCATCCAGACCGACGGTGAGGATGTCGCGATCATCCCCAACAGTATCGTCGCGCGCAGCCAGATCATTAACCGCAGCGTTCCGACCGCACGCCGCGCCGTCTCGCTCGATATTCCGACGCTGTCGCAAGCGCGTTCCGAGCACCTGATCGAGCTGGTGCGCCAGGCGATCATGCTCTGTCCGAGCCTGTTGGAAACCCCGACGCCAAGCGTCTTCGTCAAATATATTGGCACCCGGACCACGATGCTCGGAGTCAATTACTTCGTCGCCTCGACCAGCGCGATGACATTGGCACGGAGCGAGTTGCTCCGCCAAACCCGCCGACTGTTCCGCCACGCCGGTATCCAGGACGGAGCGCGGCCGACCGATAAAGCCCTGCTCGGGAGCATCGAACTCTTCGAATCGCTCGACGACGTCCAGCTCGGCGTCCTCGCCGCGGGGCTCCATCACCACATACTTGAACCCGGCGCGGTGCTGTTCGAACAAGGCGGCGTCGGGTTGTCGCTGTTCGTCGTCAATTCGGGAATCTTTGAGATCGCTAGCCACACCGCAGCCGGCCCGTCGCACGTCTATGGCAAGATCGGACCGGGCGAGTATCTCGGCGAGATCAGCATGATGAGCGGCGAGCCGCGCCCGGTTGGGGCGAAAGCGCTGACCAAGGCGAGCGCACTCGAACTGCCGAAGTCCGTCCTTGAGGGTCTCCTCCGCGATAACCCCGAATTGAGCGCCGCACTCGAACGGTCGGTCGAGCGCGGGCTAGCGCTTCTCGACCGCGACACCGCGGCGCGGACGTGTGAGCCGCTCGACGTCCACGGCAACCTGCTCAGCCGCATTGTCACGTTTCTTGGAATAAGCCGGGGTCAGCCGCGCTAG
- a CDS encoding TonB-dependent receptor plug domain-containing protein — translation MRHYLIATVAALLPAMACAQTLVPTVAATPAAEDSAFGLGQIVITGHRAEGVLIGGDTIGQEAIYSFNRLGLDDAASLIPGVTSGNSGGSRNERLIFVRGFNRFQVPLTVDGIRVYLPADNRLDYDRFLTPDIAEIQVAKGYVSVLNGPDGMGGAINLVTRKPTKELEGGGSGGPQDQDRDGRAALRTPRWDRVFA, via the coding sequence ATGCGTCACTATCTAATTGCGACCGTGGCCGCGCTATTGCCCGCAATGGCCTGCGCGCAGACCTTGGTGCCCACTGTCGCGGCGACGCCGGCAGCCGAAGACAGCGCCTTTGGGCTCGGGCAGATCGTAATCACCGGCCATCGCGCCGAGGGCGTATTGATCGGCGGCGACACGATCGGGCAGGAGGCGATCTACAGCTTCAACCGGCTCGGCCTCGACGACGCGGCGAGCCTGATCCCGGGCGTAACCTCTGGCAACAGCGGCGGGTCGCGCAACGAGCGGCTGATCTTTGTGCGCGGCTTCAACCGCTTCCAGGTGCCGCTGACCGTCGACGGCATCCGAGTCTATCTGCCCGCCGACAACCGCCTCGACTACGACCGCTTCCTGACTCCCGACATCGCCGAAATCCAAGTCGCCAAGGGGTATGTCTCGGTGCTCAACGGCCCCGACGGCATGGGCGGCGCGATCAACCTTGTCACCCGCAAGCCGACCAAGGAACTGGAAGGGGGAGGGTCCGGTGGGCCGCAAGATCAGGATCGAGATGGCCGGGCTGCGCTACGGACGCCTCGTTGGGATCGAGTTTTCGCATAG
- a CDS encoding GAF domain-containing protein, with translation MPISAATKTEFYADLAAQLRGLLGDETDPVANAANTAALIFMSLPDLNWAGFYFLRSGELVVGPFQGKPACVRIALGRGVCGTAAAERRTIVVADVHAFPGHIACDAASRSEIVVPLIRENVLIGVLDLDSPLPGRFDDDDRAGIERLAAIYCRQSAG, from the coding sequence ATGCCGATCAGCGCCGCGACCAAAACCGAGTTCTACGCCGACCTCGCCGCGCAGTTGCGCGGGCTGCTCGGGGACGAGACGGATCCAGTTGCCAACGCGGCCAATACGGCAGCGCTCATCTTTATGAGCCTGCCCGACCTCAACTGGGCGGGCTTCTACTTCCTGCGCAGCGGTGAACTGGTCGTCGGGCCGTTTCAGGGCAAGCCGGCGTGCGTCCGCATCGCACTCGGCCGCGGGGTGTGCGGAACGGCGGCGGCGGAGCGCCGGACGATCGTCGTCGCCGACGTCCACGCCTTTCCCGGTCACATCGCCTGCGATGCGGCATCGCGGTCCGAGATCGTCGTGCCGCTGATACGCGAAAACGTCCTGATTGGCGTCCTCGACCTCGACAGCCCGCTGCCCGGCCGCTTCGACGACGATGACCGCGCCGGCATCGAGCGGCTGGCAGCGATCTATTGCCGGCAGTCCGCTGGATGA
- a CDS encoding IS5 family transposase, producing the protein MPWTDTARRQHMRKGGRYPSDLRDAEWALIEPLFPAARSGGRRRTTCLRAVMDAIMYIASSGCAWRMLPKCFPATSTVRGYFYSWRDSGLLTTINHLLVMAAREQAGREASPSAGVIDSQSVKTTESGGICGYDAGKKVKGRKRHIITDTCGFLVFILVHAADIQDRDGAVDVLKAIRFRFPFLRHVFADGGYAGDKLKAALEGHGSWTLEIIKRSDTAKGFVLLPRRWVVERTFAWLGRCRRLAKDWERSIESATAWATIASIRMLTRRIARLSTH; encoded by the coding sequence TTGCCTTGGACTGATACCGCTCGCCGTCAGCATATGCGCAAGGGGGGGCGCTATCCAAGCGATTTACGGGATGCGGAATGGGCGTTGATCGAGCCGCTGTTTCCGGCAGCCCGCAGCGGCGGGCGTCGTCGCACGACCTGCCTTCGGGCGGTGATGGATGCGATCATGTATATTGCGTCGAGCGGTTGCGCCTGGCGGATGCTGCCCAAATGCTTTCCGGCGACGTCGACAGTGCGCGGCTATTTCTACAGCTGGCGGGATAGTGGGCTGCTGACGACAATCAACCACTTGCTGGTAATGGCAGCACGCGAACAGGCCGGCCGCGAGGCCTCACCCAGTGCTGGCGTTATCGACAGCCAATCGGTCAAAACAACGGAAAGCGGCGGAATTTGCGGCTATGACGCCGGCAAGAAGGTGAAGGGCCGCAAACGCCATATCATCACCGATACCTGCGGCTTTCTGGTGTTTATCCTGGTCCATGCCGCCGACATTCAGGACCGCGACGGCGCTGTCGATGTCCTCAAAGCCATCCGTTTCCGTTTCCCGTTCCTGCGCCATGTGTTTGCCGATGGTGGCTATGCCGGTGACAAACTCAAGGCCGCGCTTGAAGGCCATGGCAGCTGGACCCTCGAAATCATCAAGCGCTCCGATACCGCCAAGGGCTTTGTGCTTTTGCCCCGCCGTTGGGTTGTCGAGCGGACCTTCGCGTGGCTGGGCCGCTGCCGACGTCTCGCCAAAGACTGGGAGCGATCCATCGAAAGCGCCACGGCATGGGCAACCATCGCCAGCATCCGAATGCTCACACGCAGAATCGCAAGGCTCTCAACTCATTGA
- a CDS encoding DODA-type extradiol aromatic ring-opening family dioxygenase: protein MATQPSFFIPHGGGPCFFMPDPSGTWTGMSAFLRGLSGTLAEQPTAIIVVSGHWETDGFAFTGAEHPKLIYDYGGFPPETYRLRYDVPGAPGLARRAAELLRDAGLTANVDPARGLDHGVFVPLKVAFPDADIPLIEMSVDRTLDPDLHIAAGKALAQLRDDGVLILGSGMSFHNMRGYGDPRATAPSQAFDAWLTAAVEQPGAARATALNAWADAPSGRFSHPQAEHLLPLMVAAGTSPAAGTRVYSELVLKTAISAFRFD, encoded by the coding sequence ATGGCGACACAGCCGAGTTTCTTCATCCCGCACGGCGGCGGACCGTGCTTTTTCATGCCCGATCCGTCGGGCACCTGGACCGGCATGAGCGCTTTCCTGCGCGGCCTGTCCGGCACCCTCGCCGAGCAGCCGACGGCGATCATCGTCGTGTCGGGACATTGGGAAACCGACGGCTTCGCCTTCACCGGCGCCGAGCACCCGAAGCTCATTTACGACTATGGCGGGTTTCCGCCCGAGACGTACCGGCTGCGCTACGATGTACCCGGTGCTCCTGGCCTCGCGCGCCGCGCTGCGGAACTGCTCCGCGATGCCGGCCTCACTGCGAACGTCGATCCGGCGCGCGGCCTCGATCACGGCGTCTTCGTCCCGCTCAAGGTCGCGTTCCCCGATGCCGACATCCCGCTGATCGAGATGTCGGTCGACCGCACTCTCGACCCGGACCTCCACATCGCCGCGGGGAAGGCGCTCGCCCAGCTTCGCGACGACGGCGTGTTGATCCTCGGGTCAGGCATGAGCTTTCACAACATGCGCGGCTACGGCGATCCGCGCGCGACGGCGCCGTCGCAGGCGTTCGACGCGTGGCTGACCGCCGCGGTCGAACAGCCCGGTGCGGCGAGGGCGACGGCGCTGAACGCATGGGCCGATGCTCCCTCGGGCCGCTTCTCGCATCCGCAGGCGGAGCATTTGCTGCCGCTCATGGTCGCCGCCGGGACATCGCCGGCGGCAGGCACGCGCGTCTACAGCGAGCTCGTGCTCAAGACCGCAATCTCCGCCTTCCGCTTCGACTGA
- a CDS encoding coniferyl aldehyde dehydrogenase, translating into MATAIDAWDQRDAAAMRIALDLQRAAFTHELPVSAAIRTDRLRRAEALLIDNQDALVAAISEDFGHRSTEMSLMTDIMSSVKPLRHATKHLAAWMKPEKRSLDFPLGLLGARARVEFQPKGVVGIISPWNFPVNLTFGPLAGILAAGNRAMIKPSEYTPATSTLMAALIAAAFDPAEVTVVTGGPAAGKAFAELPFDHLVFTGGTAVGRHVMAAAAANLVPLTLELGGKSPTIVSRSADVARATDRIALGKMMNAGQICLAPDYLLVPREHEDAVVAGLQRSVAAMYPTLLANPDYTSVLGARHRERLEAHVADARAKGAEVIVVNPGNEDFAAQNGNKMPLHILRRVDDSMTVMQEEIFGPLLPIVPYDTIDEAIDRINRRDRPLGLYWFGDDIGEQRRVLDRTISGGVTINDVVFHVSAEDLPFGGVGPAGMGSYHGHDGFRAFSHAKAIYSQPKIDLAKLAGFKPPYGDKTRKALARELTRRR; encoded by the coding sequence ATGGCGACAGCGATCGACGCATGGGATCAGCGCGATGCGGCGGCAATGCGTATCGCGCTCGACCTCCAGCGCGCGGCGTTTACGCACGAGTTGCCGGTATCCGCCGCGATACGCACCGACCGACTTCGCCGCGCCGAGGCGCTGCTGATCGACAATCAGGATGCGCTGGTCGCGGCAATCTCCGAGGACTTCGGCCACCGGTCGACCGAGATGTCGCTCATGACCGACATCATGTCGTCGGTGAAGCCACTGCGCCACGCGACCAAGCATCTCGCCGCGTGGATGAAACCCGAGAAGCGTAGCCTCGACTTTCCGCTTGGCCTGCTCGGCGCGCGGGCCCGCGTCGAATTTCAGCCAAAGGGCGTCGTCGGCATCATCTCGCCGTGGAATTTCCCGGTCAATCTGACCTTCGGACCGCTTGCCGGTATTTTGGCAGCGGGTAACCGGGCGATGATCAAGCCGTCGGAGTACACGCCGGCGACATCGACATTAATGGCGGCGCTGATCGCTGCCGCTTTCGACCCGGCCGAGGTGACGGTCGTCACCGGCGGCCCGGCGGCGGGCAAGGCCTTCGCCGAACTGCCGTTCGACCATCTCGTCTTCACCGGCGGCACAGCGGTGGGTCGGCATGTCATGGCCGCGGCGGCGGCAAACCTCGTGCCGCTGACGCTCGAGCTCGGCGGCAAATCGCCGACGATCGTCTCGCGCTCGGCCGACGTCGCACGCGCAACCGACCGGATCGCGCTCGGCAAGATGATGAATGCCGGGCAGATCTGCCTCGCGCCCGACTACCTGCTCGTGCCGCGTGAGCACGAGGATGCCGTCGTCGCCGGATTGCAGCGCTCTGTTGCGGCGATGTACCCGACGTTGCTCGCCAACCCCGACTATACCTCGGTTCTCGGCGCCCGCCACCGCGAGCGGCTCGAGGCCCATGTCGCCGACGCCCGCGCCAAGGGTGCTGAGGTCATCGTCGTCAATCCCGGAAACGAGGACTTCGCCGCGCAGAACGGCAACAAGATGCCGCTCCATATCCTGCGTCGGGTCGACGACAGCATGACCGTGATGCAGGAAGAAATCTTCGGTCCGCTGCTGCCGATCGTGCCGTACGACACGATCGACGAGGCGATCGACCGGATCAACCGCCGCGACCGGCCACTCGGCCTTTACTGGTTCGGCGACGATATAGGTGAGCAGCGGCGCGTGCTCGACCGGACGATCTCGGGCGGGGTGACGATCAACGACGTCGTGTTTCACGTCTCGGCTGAGGATCTGCCGTTCGGCGGCGTTGGCCCGGCCGGAATGGGCAGCTACCACGGCCACGACGGCTTCCGCGCGTTCAGCCACGCCAAGGCGATCTACTCGCAGCCGAAGATCGATCTTGCCAAGCTCGCGGGGTTCAAGCCGCCGTACGGCGACAAGACACGTAAGGCTCTTGCGCGCGAGTTGACTCGCCGTCGATAG